A region of Micromonas commoda chromosome 4, complete sequence DNA encodes the following proteins:
- a CDS encoding predicted protein: protein CETCGKTFAEKRFLLKHAKTHDTDRPYTCAFEGCAMGFLDSSKLKRHWLTHPGVGHLR from the coding sequence TGCGAGACGTGCGGCAAGACTTTCGCGGAGAAGCGCTTTCTGTTGAAGCACGCCAAGACGCACGATACGGACCGGCCGTACACGTGCGCGTTCGAGGGGTGTGCCATGGGCTTTCTGGACTCGTCCAAGCTGAAGCGGCACTGGCTCACGCACCCGGGGGTGGGCCACCTGCGA